GAGCAAAATAATTCGCACCAGAACACAACGTCAACATCCAGCCTAAACTTCCATCTATCTTTGCCCATTCGTATAAATGGGTTAAACCTGTTTTAAAATCACATCCTAAACCGCCATACGATTGAGGCACCCATATTTGCAACCATCGTTGTTTGTAAATATGCGCAATAACCTCCTCCGGAATAGCAATTGCTCCCTGCATGGCTATCCTCAATGCACTAGCACTTAACATACGCTTGTTCTTTTAAAATTCTACTCCATTTAATATACCCCAATACAGCTACAACAAACAAGAAAACAGTCAATCCCGCGTAGAGATATAAGTCTTTGTGAATCATCAAAGGCACCGAAATCAAATTGCTAATATTCAATAAAATCCAATTTTCCACCTTGCGTTTTGCCATCAACCACATCCCTGCCCAAGCAAAAGCAGAAACTAAAGAATCCCAAATAGGTACATCTGAATCCGTATAGTGCGTAAGGAAAAACCAAAATAACCCAAAAGTAAAACTGACAATCCCTACGGTAATAAGCTTTTCCTTCCCGTTTGTCGTTGAAATCTTGGTTTCTTCTTTTTGTTTACCGTATTTCCAATACAACCAACCATAAATACTCATCACCAAGTAGTATAAATTGAGCGTAAATTCGCCATAGAGCTTTGCGAC
The window above is part of the Myroides odoratus DSM 2801 genome. Proteins encoded here:
- the pnuC gene encoding nicotinamide riboside transporter PnuC, which gives rise to MMQDILLQTTWAEWLGVLFSMIQVVLASRNNSNNYLFGIAGISLTLYVMIVAKLYGEFTLNLYYLVMSIYGWLYWKYGKQKEETKISTTNGKEKLITVGIVSFTFGLFWFFLTHYTDSDVPIWDSLVSAFAWAGMWLMAKRKVENWILLNISNLISVPLMIHKDLYLYAGLTVFLFVVAVLGYIKWSRILKEQAYVKC